In Saccharothrix syringae, the following are encoded in one genomic region:
- a CDS encoding GntR family transcriptional regulator, protein MTPPLHLSLAGQAVEVLRELVLTGEIPPGTRLNEVELAQRLGISRGPLREAIRHLASEGLLVLVPHRGASVPTADAAEVQALFELRTALECAAAQLAASRRTEADVVRLRAVCEESRRANALGQRFPYRLDLAFHQALLDAARSPRIAEQVRLVQQRVVLLRSALRDDPPHQHASLDDHDALVAAVAAGEPERASEVMRKHLARVCAQMLTGLG, encoded by the coding sequence ATGACACCTCCCCTGCACCTCAGCCTGGCCGGTCAGGCCGTGGAGGTGCTCCGCGAGCTGGTGCTGACCGGCGAGATCCCGCCCGGCACGCGGCTCAACGAGGTCGAGCTGGCCCAGCGCCTGGGCATCTCGCGCGGGCCGCTGCGCGAGGCGATCCGGCACCTGGCGTCCGAGGGGCTGCTGGTGCTGGTGCCGCACCGGGGCGCGTCCGTGCCCACCGCCGACGCGGCCGAGGTGCAGGCCCTGTTCGAGCTGCGCACGGCGCTGGAGTGCGCGGCGGCGCAGCTCGCGGCGTCGCGCCGGACCGAGGCCGACGTGGTGCGGCTGCGGGCGGTGTGCGAGGAGTCGCGCCGGGCCAACGCGCTCGGGCAGCGCTTCCCCTACCGGCTGGACCTGGCGTTCCACCAGGCGCTGCTGGACGCGGCCCGCAGCCCGCGCATCGCCGAGCAGGTGCGGTTGGTGCAGCAGCGGGTGGTGCTGCTGCGCAGCGCGCTGCGCGACGACCCGCCGCACCAGCACGCCTCGCTGGACGACCACGACGCGCTGGTCGCGGCCGTGGCGGCGGGGGAGCCGGAGCGGGCGTCGGAGGTGATGCGCAAGCACCTCGCGCGGGTGTGCGCGCAGATGCTGACCGGCCTGGGCTGA